A genomic region of Leptospira mtsangambouensis contains the following coding sequences:
- a CDS encoding polyhydroxyalkanoate synthesis regulator DNA-binding domain-containing protein, which produces MKLLKRYANRRLYDPETSSTITLEDVAKMIIGGEEIKVQDNMTGEDITPKILGQTFLKVSLGQRNEDFSNFMLTSLIRETGRDVSGLFERLILGGIGANYLTSERLEKIVNSMVELGELKEADFSHYREDLLRKMASRASEKKEQIQRDLEKFSQSILEEDKATLGDLSEKLKEVAEKLKEN; this is translated from the coding sequence ATGAAGCTCCTTAAGCGATACGCAAACCGAAGACTTTATGATCCAGAAACTAGCTCCACCATCACACTTGAGGATGTGGCGAAGATGATCATCGGAGGAGAAGAAATCAAAGTCCAAGACAATATGACAGGAGAGGACATCACTCCCAAAATTTTGGGACAAACCTTTCTGAAGGTGAGTCTCGGACAAAGGAACGAAGACTTTTCCAACTTTATGTTGACCTCTCTCATCCGGGAAACGGGACGAGATGTTTCAGGTCTCTTTGAGCGATTGATCCTTGGGGGCATTGGAGCTAACTACCTCACTTCGGAACGTCTGGAAAAAATTGTAAATTCCATGGTTGAACTTGGCGAACTCAAAGAAGCAGACTTTAGCCACTACCGAGAAGATCTTTTGCGCAAAATGGCATCTCGGGCCAGCGAAAAGAAGGAACAAATCCAAAGGGATCTGGAAAAATTCAGCCAATCCATTTTGGAAGAAGACAAAGCTACACTTGGCGATCTTTCCGAAAAATTAAAGGAAGTGGCAGAAAAATTGAAGGAAAATTAA